The window AGTCCTTGAAATGGCGGCGGCTTCCGGGCTTCCTTTGCTCCCGAGAAATTTAAGGGACCCAAGGAACACCACAACCTATGGGACCGGAGAACTGATAAAAGATGCTTTGGACCGGGGATTTACGGACATTTCCATTGCAATCGGCGGTTCCGCCACCAATGACGGCGGAATGGGCTGCATGAGGGCTTTGGGAGTAAAATTCCTGGATTTAGAAGGAAGAGAACTGGAAGGAACGGGAAAGGACTTAGAGCATGTGGCTCATATCGATATTTCCGGCCTCCATCCCAGGGCTCATCAGGTGAAGCTGACCACCATGTGTGACGTCAATAATCCCTTATGCGGAAAGGACGGGGCCACCTATACCTTTGGAAAGCAGAAGGGAGGTTCTCCCCAGGTTCTCGATGAGCTGGAGAGGGGAATGGAAAATTACCGGAATGTGATCCTGCGGGAATTTGGAATTGATCCGGATCAGATGCCTGGTTCCGGGGCAGCAGGGGGTCTGGGAGCAGCTCTTCTGGTGTTTCTCCATGCAGAGTTAAAATCAGGGATAGAAACGGTCCTTGATCTGATCGATTTTGATTCCCGTTTAGAAGATGTATCCCTGGTTGTGACAGGAGAGGGCCGGACAGACTGGCAGTCCTGTTTTGGAAAGGTGATGCAGGGTATTGGAATGAGATGCAAAAGAAAGAACATTCCGGCTGTTGCTCTGGTAGGAGCAATGGGAGAAGGAGCGGAGAAGATCTGTGACTTTGGGATCTGCTCCATTATGACAACGGTCAACGGGGTCATGGAGCTGGAAAATGCCCTGGAAAATGCAGAAGATTTGTATTATGGCGGGGCCCTTCGGATGTTCCGTTTTATTAAAACAGGAATGGCAATACAGGAAAAGGCTGCGGGAGTTTAAAACCCCGCAGCCTTTTAGCTGTTTTGCAGGAGATGAGACTCCTGGAGCATCAATACTTATGATCAGCTTCTTCCTGAACAGGAGCCTCATATGCAGCCGGCGGCTGGCTGGCGGCGGAAGGCATATCCATCAGCTGAAATTTTCCTACAAGGGCCTTTAAATGAAAGGCCTGGGCGGACAGCTCCTCCGAGGTTGCCGCACTTTCCTCCGATGTTGCGGAGGTGGTCTGTACAACGGCTGATATCTGGTCAATGCCGGTGGTGATCTGGGTCAGGGCATCAGACTGGGCGGCCGAGGCTTCCGCGATTTCTGCAACTCTCACGGAAGAAATATTTGATTTTTCCACCACGAGCCGCAGCGCCTCTGCTGTTTCGCCTGCGATTTTTGTTCCCTTTCCAATGGCTGAGATGGCATTTTCAATGAGAACGGTGGTGTTCTGGGCAGCTTCCGCAGATTTGCCAGCCAGATTGCGGACTTCATCAGCTACGACTGCAAAGCCCTTTCCGGCGGAACCGGCTCTTGCAGCTTCTACTGCCGCATTCAGGGCCAGGATATTGGTCTGGAATGCAATGTCGTCTATGGTTTTTATGATCTTGCTGATTTCCCCGGAGGTGTCTGCGATCTCATTCATTGCCAGAATCATGTCTTTCATCTTCTGGTCACTTGTCAGCATGCCTTCGCACGCTTCCATGGACAAGGTATTTGCTTCCAAAGCATTGGCTGCGTTTTCCTTCACCCTCTCCGTAACTTCAGTAATAGCTGAGGACAGCTCTTCAATGGAAGAGGCCTGCTCGGCTGCTCCCTGACTGAGAGACTGGGAAGCATCGGATACCTGGGAAGCGCCGATGGAAACCTGGCCCGAGGCCTGGTCGATGTCTGAAAGGGTTCCGCTTAAGGTAAGGCGGATATTCCTCATGGCATCCAGGATATACCGGTATGCGCCTGTGTACCGTTCGTCGCTTTTGGTCATTGCTTTAAAGTTGCCTCTGCTCATTTCTCCCAGAACATCACTGATATCCTGAATGATAAAATTTAAGTTTTCTGCCATGTCCATAAAGGTTTTTGACAAAATCCCGATTTCATCTCCGGATTTAACTTCCATCTGGATATCCAGATCACCGGATGCAATGCTGGCAGCAGAGGAAACAACGCCGTCAATAGGACGGAGGGTCTTTTTTAAGAAAGTCATGACAACCACATTAATAAAGATCAGGGCAAGGACTGCAAGAAGGATCATCAATGCGATGATTTCCGTCACATCCTTGGTGAGATCCTTCCTTTCCAGACTGCTGGAAGCCCACCAGGTTTGTGAGCCGCAGGTAATGGGGTAATAATGTCTGGTTTCTATGGTGCCGTCGGATCTTTTTGTATCTATATGGAAATCTGTTTTTTCCTGCTGTAAGGCCTTGATTTTTTCATACTCTGAAGCAGGGATCATCTCTGCCAGATTTTTCCCGATGTTGTCGCTGGATTTGCTGTCAAAGGCGACGGTGTTTCCTTCCGTGTAAATATTAACGTACATGGTAGGATATTTGGCGTCTGAAGTTTTTATCTTGGAAAAGTTTGATACATTAATATCCGCCAGAATCACTCCGATCACCTCATCCCCCTTCATAATAGGGTAGGTAATGGTACTCATCATAACGCCTTCGTAGGTATATGGATCGGTAATATAGGAAGCCTTTGTTTCCCTGGCAACACGGTAATAATCCTGTGAGGAATACTCGCTGTATGCACCAAGAGATACAGCCGTTTTATTTTCGGCAGCCGTCTTGTCCACATAGAGGGAATAATCCTTTACAGCAGGATCGAATTTGCCAGGTTCAAAAAATGCACCGATCCCGTAGATATCGGGATTATTGCCCACGGTAGACCAGGCGGAATTTAAGATATAGTTTTCGATTGCATAATTGATTTCCTTTAGTTGTGCATTGTATAACTTGCTCTTCCGGTCCGTGCTTTTCCAATCGCCCATGGCCTCCCTGTCGTTATATGCACGGTTTAAGTAATCCTGTAAATTCCTGGCAGTTCCGGAAGCATCATTGATTACGGCCTGTACCATAAGGCCGTTCTGTGCGGATATCCCGGAAAATTCCCCGTTAATTGCTTTTGAAACTGCTATGCCCGCCTGTACCGCGGAGATTGCAATCAGCAATGTCAGGCTTGCTGCCAGTATCATTCCCGTAGTAATGGAAGTTTTTGCAGCAAGTTTTAAATTGCTGAACTTCAGCTTTTTCATGTTCTTCATATTGCATTATACTCCCTTTGATTTTATAATCAGTAAAATATGAACCCCCGGCGCAGAAGTTGGAAAATTTTACCAGCGTGCGGGTCAAAAAATATACTGCATGGTATGCAGTAAGGTTTTATGCCGGTAAGAGTGAGAAACCTCCTTTCTTTTTTAAGACTGGTTTGAGTCATTTTTCTGCCCCTGTATAACGTTTATATCTTCGACATGAATTGACAAAAAATAATAGGATACTCTTATTATTTTTTAAAGAATTGCAGCAATTATGAAAATCAGGCAAGAGAAAAATCCTGCCAAAGAAGCGGCCGGCACCAGTC of the Lacrimispora indolis DSM 755 genome contains:
- a CDS encoding glycerate kinase family protein — translated: MKLLFASDSFKGTLSSEQTIELLKKAAAEVFGKVECTGIPVADGGEGTTDAVIAAIQGEKIPVTVCGPLLEPVNAYYGKLDEKRAVLEMAAASGLPLLPRNLRDPRNTTTYGTGELIKDALDRGFTDISIAIGGSATNDGGMGCMRALGVKFLDLEGRELEGTGKDLEHVAHIDISGLHPRAHQVKLTTMCDVNNPLCGKDGATYTFGKQKGGSPQVLDELERGMENYRNVILREFGIDPDQMPGSGAAGGLGAALLVFLHAELKSGIETVLDLIDFDSRLEDVSLVVTGEGRTDWQSCFGKVMQGIGMRCKRKNIPAVALVGAMGEGAEKICDFGICSIMTTVNGVMELENALENAEDLYYGGALRMFRFIKTGMAIQEKAAGV
- a CDS encoding methyl-accepting chemotaxis protein; this translates as MKNMKKLKFSNLKLAAKTSITTGMILAASLTLLIAISAVQAGIAVSKAINGEFSGISAQNGLMVQAVINDASGTARNLQDYLNRAYNDREAMGDWKSTDRKSKLYNAQLKEINYAIENYILNSAWSTVGNNPDIYGIGAFFEPGKFDPAVKDYSLYVDKTAAENKTAVSLGAYSEYSSQDYYRVARETKASYITDPYTYEGVMMSTITYPIMKGDEVIGVILADINVSNFSKIKTSDAKYPTMYVNIYTEGNTVAFDSKSSDNIGKNLAEMIPASEYEKIKALQQEKTDFHIDTKRSDGTIETRHYYPITCGSQTWWASSSLERKDLTKDVTEIIALMILLAVLALIFINVVVMTFLKKTLRPIDGVVSSAASIASGDLDIQMEVKSGDEIGILSKTFMDMAENLNFIIQDISDVLGEMSRGNFKAMTKSDERYTGAYRYILDAMRNIRLTLSGTLSDIDQASGQVSIGASQVSDASQSLSQGAAEQASSIEELSSAITEVTERVKENAANALEANTLSMEACEGMLTSDQKMKDMILAMNEIADTSGEISKIIKTIDDIAFQTNILALNAAVEAARAGSAGKGFAVVADEVRNLAGKSAEAAQNTTVLIENAISAIGKGTKIAGETAEALRLVVEKSNISSVRVAEIAEASAAQSDALTQITTGIDQISAVVQTTSATSEESAATSEELSAQAFHLKALVGKFQLMDMPSAASQPPAAYEAPVQEEADHKY